A genomic stretch from Achromobacter spanius includes:
- a CDS encoding formate dehydrogenase beta subunit: MSAPVVIYVPRDAAALAMDADAVAHEIERIADERGVAVQVVRNGSRGLLWLEPLVEVATHDGRVAYGPVAPEDVAGLFDAGWLSPGNTKGNVDIDGKAEARHPLCLGLTEDIPYLKHQERLTFARVGVIDPLSLQDYAAHGGLAGLKRALAMEPAGIIDEVITSGLRGRGGAAFPTGIKWKTVAGTPSDQKYIVCNADEGDSGTFADRLLMEGDPYVLIEGMTIAGLAVGASYGYIYVRSEYPHAIATLEAAITRARSVGWLGADVHGSGRRFDLEVRKGAGAYICGEETSLLESLEGKRGVVRAKPPLPAISGLFGKPTVINNVISLATVPIILAKGATYYRDYGVGRSHGTLPFQLAGNLKQGGLVEKAFGLSLRDLLYEFGGGSASGRPLRAVQVGGPLGAYLPESQWDVPLDYEAYIQISAMIGHGGLVAFDDTVDMARMARYAMEFCAIESCGKCTPCRIGSTRGVETIDKIAAPGADARQREQQVHLLRDLCDTMMGGSLCALGGMAPYPVLSALNHFPQDFGIESSQSAAHAA; encoded by the coding sequence ATGAGCGCCCCCGTCGTCATCTACGTGCCGCGCGACGCCGCGGCGCTGGCCATGGACGCCGATGCCGTGGCCCATGAAATTGAACGCATCGCCGATGAACGCGGCGTGGCCGTGCAAGTGGTGCGCAACGGCTCGCGCGGGCTCTTGTGGCTGGAACCGCTGGTGGAAGTGGCCACGCACGATGGCCGCGTGGCTTACGGCCCGGTGGCGCCGGAAGACGTGGCAGGTTTGTTCGACGCCGGTTGGCTGAGCCCTGGCAACACCAAGGGCAACGTCGACATCGACGGCAAAGCCGAAGCGCGCCACCCCCTGTGCCTCGGCCTGACCGAAGACATCCCCTACCTGAAACACCAGGAACGCCTGACCTTCGCCCGCGTCGGCGTGATCGACCCGCTGTCCTTGCAAGACTATGCCGCGCACGGCGGCCTGGCCGGGTTGAAGCGGGCACTGGCGATGGAGCCTGCGGGCATCATTGACGAAGTGATCACCTCGGGCCTGCGCGGACGCGGCGGCGCGGCGTTCCCCACCGGCATCAAATGGAAAACGGTGGCAGGCACGCCCAGCGACCAGAAGTACATCGTGTGCAACGCCGACGAAGGCGACTCGGGCACCTTCGCCGACCGCCTGCTGATGGAAGGCGACCCCTACGTACTGATCGAAGGCATGACCATCGCCGGTCTGGCGGTGGGCGCAAGCTACGGCTACATCTACGTGCGCTCGGAATATCCGCACGCCATCGCCACGCTTGAGGCAGCCATCACCCGCGCCCGCAGCGTGGGCTGGCTGGGCGCGGACGTGCACGGCAGCGGACGCCGCTTCGACCTGGAAGTGCGCAAGGGCGCGGGCGCCTACATCTGCGGCGAAGAAACCTCGCTGCTGGAAAGCCTGGAGGGCAAGCGCGGCGTGGTGCGCGCCAAGCCGCCGCTGCCCGCCATCTCGGGCCTGTTCGGCAAACCCACCGTGATCAACAACGTGATCTCGCTGGCCACGGTGCCCATCATCCTGGCCAAGGGCGCCACCTACTACCGCGACTACGGCGTGGGCCGTTCGCATGGCACGCTGCCCTTCCAATTGGCGGGCAACCTGAAGCAAGGCGGGCTGGTGGAAAAGGCCTTCGGCCTGAGCCTGCGCGACCTGCTCTATGAATTCGGCGGCGGCAGCGCCTCGGGGCGGCCCCTGCGCGCCGTGCAGGTGGGCGGGCCGCTGGGCGCCTATTTGCCCGAATCGCAATGGGACGTGCCGCTGGACTACGAGGCCTATATCCAGATCTCGGCCATGATCGGCCACGGCGGGCTGGTGGCATTTGACGACACCGTCGACATGGCGCGCATGGCGCGTTACGCCATGGAATTCTGCGCCATTGAATCCTGCGGCAAATGCACGCCCTGCCGCATTGGGTCGACGCGCGGCGTCGAAACCATCGACAAGATCGCGGCGCCCGGGGCCGACGCCCGGCAACGCGAACAGCAGGTGCATCTGCTGCGCGACCTGTGCGACACGATGATGGGCGGTTCGCTGTGCGCGCTGGGGGGCATGGCGCCCTACCCCGTGCTGTCCGCGCTGAACCACTTTCCGCAGGACTTCGGCATCGAGTCCTCGCAGTCTGCCGCGCACGCGGCCTGA